Proteins encoded together in one bacterium window:
- a CDS encoding DUF2911 domain-containing protein, with protein MKTPVKLARAGLLLTLALALTMCAKKEEPKAEAGMSAGQPAAETMAEGDRGTASASFGALNVSIDYGRPQLKGRDMLAQATDGMVWRMGMNEATEIKTDANLHFGETVVPGGSYSLWMKKVTGEQWELIFNKKTGIWGHDYPAGEDLAAIPMTMSVNPDSVERFTIAVVANNETDGTLKAMWGTSIMSVDFKVSAPAAQ; from the coding sequence ATGAAGACACCCGTCAAATTGGCGCGCGCCGGCCTGTTGCTCACGCTGGCGCTGGCGCTCACCATGTGCGCGAAAAAGGAAGAACCAAAGGCCGAAGCCGGCATGAGCGCCGGCCAGCCGGCCGCGGAAACGATGGCGGAAGGCGATCGCGGCACCGCCAGCGCCAGTTTCGGCGCGCTCAATGTGAGCATCGACTACGGCCGGCCGCAATTGAAAGGCCGCGACATGCTGGCGCAGGCGACCGACGGCATGGTTTGGCGCATGGGCATGAATGAAGCGACAGAAATAAAAACCGATGCCAATCTGCATTTCGGCGAAACCGTGGTGCCGGGCGGCAGTTATTCGCTGTGGATGAAAAAAGTGACAGGCGAGCAGTGGGAGCTGATTTTCAACAAGAAAACCGGCATCTGGGGGCATGACTATCCGGCGGGCGAAGACCTGGCCGCGATTCCGATGACCATGTCGGTCAATCCCGATTCGGTGGAGAGATTCACCATCGCAGTGGTCGCCAACAATGAAACCGACGGCACGCTCAAAGCCATGTGGGGCACGAGCATCATGTCGGTGGATTTCAAAGTGAGTGCGCCGGCCGCGCAATAA
- a CDS encoding glycosyltransferase family 9 protein, with protein MPGIAGRWDWHERSASVRDAPAPGIRQGQARPWAGHEHIMPQLSLAGGAPTQPVERILILRLSSIGDVVLVSPLLRVLRRHWPQAEIDFVVKAEFADLVQHNPHLDAVHVVHTAERLAGLQRLREKLASRRYQVVLDLHKNFRTQYLIGGLGAGQVLRYRKHVVRRWLHVKFKLDTMQPLPPIYLRYLQAAAALGVRDDGAGTELHWLPGHVQEAAHALAPASSDVNVPLIALAPGAGYFTKRWPPEYFAELASRLIARDRECLIAVLGGEEDRAAGRQIAAVAGSRVIDLTGRLSLLAAAVVLARSRLVVANDSGLMHMAEAVKTPVLMLAGSTTQALGFFPQRPESRVLENQALACRPCSHLGHAACPRRHFRCMRDLTPALALAELERWLRPVPLR; from the coding sequence TTGCCTGGTATCGCCGGCAGATGGGACTGGCATGAGCGCAGCGCTTCTGTGCGGGACGCGCCGGCGCCCGGCATCCGGCAAGGGCAGGCACGGCCGTGGGCCGGCCACGAGCACATCATGCCGCAACTCTCTTTAGCCGGCGGTGCGCCAACCCAGCCGGTGGAACGTATTTTGATTCTGCGGCTGAGTTCGATCGGCGACGTGGTGCTGGTCTCGCCGCTGCTGCGCGTGCTGCGGCGGCACTGGCCGCAGGCTGAGATCGATTTTGTGGTGAAGGCAGAGTTTGCCGATCTGGTGCAACACAATCCGCATCTCGATGCGGTTCATGTGGTGCACACCGCCGAGCGGCTGGCGGGTCTGCAGCGCCTGCGCGAGAAGCTGGCCAGCCGGCGTTACCAAGTCGTGCTTGATCTGCACAAGAATTTTCGCACGCAGTATTTGATTGGCGGCCTGGGCGCCGGACAAGTGCTGCGCTACCGCAAGCACGTGGTGCGGCGCTGGCTGCACGTCAAATTCAAACTCGACACGATGCAGCCTCTGCCGCCGATCTATCTGCGCTATCTGCAGGCGGCGGCGGCCTTGGGTGTGAGGGATGATGGCGCGGGCACGGAGTTGCACTGGCTGCCCGGCCACGTGCAGGAGGCCGCGCACGCCCTCGCGCCGGCCAGCAGTGACGTCAACGTGCCGCTCATCGCGCTGGCGCCGGGAGCAGGTTATTTCACCAAACGCTGGCCGCCGGAATATTTTGCCGAGCTGGCTTCGCGCCTGATTGCTCGCGACCGTGAATGTTTGATTGCCGTGTTGGGCGGTGAAGAAGATCGCGCCGCGGGCCGGCAGATTGCAGCGGTTGCGGGCAGCCGGGTGATCGATCTCACCGGCCGGCTTTCCCTGTTGGCTGCGGCCGTGGTGCTGGCGCGCAGCCGGCTGGTGGTGGCCAATGATTCCGGCTTGATGCACATGGCGGAAGCGGTCAAAACGCCGGTGCTCATGCTCGCCGGTTCCACCACGCAGGCGTTGGGATTTTTCCCGCAGCGCCCGGAATCGCGCGTGCTGGAAAATCAGGCGCTCGCGTGCCGGCCCTGCAGCCACCTCGGCCATGCCGCGTGCCCGCGCCGGCACTTTCGCTGCATGCGGGATTTGACTCCGGCGCTGGCGCTGGCTGAACTCGAACGTTGGCTGCGGCCGGTGCCGCTTCGCTGA
- the polA gene encoding DNA polymerase I, whose protein sequence is MTSTPKPAGPGRLFLIDGHALAYRSHFAFIRNPLTNSRGEPTSAVFGFVRALLQLLDEQKPEYLAVVFDTPEPTFRHQAFPAYKATRQRMPAELSTQIPLIREFSAALGANLIEQPGFEADDVMGTLARQMAQTGLQVFLCTGDKDLMQLVDEHTFIYYSGRNNETHILDREGVREKFGVAPEQMIDYLALVGDNSDNVPGVPKVGEKTALELLGQFGNLENLLANAGQVKRPQIRENLRVHEEQARLSKRLVTIDTHVPLPLTLDDLRYRGVDTGRAAALSRALEFNSLIPRFVESAAPTVATYQLVDTPAGVQRLVAQLQQTAIFAFDTETTAADPLRAELVGMSFSWQEGEGYYVPVAASPTGSLDDFFLQEAERRSAFSLKKILQPLLADAGRPKCGQNAKYDMLVMQRYGVAVRGVVHDTMVASYVLNPAQRQHNLDALCLEHFNYRKIPTQALIGSGKKQKSMREVPVAEVAKYAAEDADFTLRLYHLFEKKLRAAGLHDLFDQIEMPLVEVLLAMEWHGVGLDVEYLADMSRELEGLLATLMTDIYAAAGEEFNLNSPQQLGKILFERLKLPRKRRTKTGYSTDADVLEELSQYHELPRKIIEYRELAKLKSTYVDSLPQLVNPATGRLHTSFNQTVAATGRLSSSDPNLQNIPIRTEIGRRIRRAFIAPQDGWLLLDADYSQIELRIMAHLSKDEAMIAAFRQDEDIHAATAARVFNIPPGEMTPEIRRRAKEINFGILYGMGAYGLSRRLGIPVEEAQNFITNYFVQYPGVNDYIMGTIAEAHRKGYVTTLLNRRRDLPDINSDNQRVAEAAERMAINTPIQGTAADLIKIAMINLQRRLQRERMQARMILQVHDELVFEAPAAEMAALKQMVIEEMSGAVQLDVPVKIEVGVGKNWLEAH, encoded by the coding sequence ATGACAAGCACCCCCAAACCGGCAGGCCCGGGCAGACTCTTTTTGATCGACGGCCACGCCCTGGCGTACCGCTCTCATTTTGCCTTCATCCGAAATCCGCTCACCAATTCCCGCGGCGAACCCACCAGCGCGGTCTTCGGTTTTGTGCGTGCCCTGCTGCAACTGCTGGATGAGCAGAAGCCGGAGTATTTGGCCGTGGTGTTCGACACGCCCGAGCCGACCTTCCGCCACCAAGCCTTTCCCGCTTACAAAGCCACGCGCCAGCGCATGCCGGCGGAATTGTCCACGCAGATTCCCCTGATTCGGGAGTTCAGCGCGGCACTGGGCGCGAATTTGATCGAACAGCCGGGTTTCGAAGCCGACGACGTCATGGGCACGCTCGCGCGTCAGATGGCGCAGACCGGCCTGCAGGTTTTTCTGTGCACCGGCGACAAGGATCTGATGCAGCTCGTGGACGAACACACGTTCATCTACTATAGCGGCCGCAACAACGAAACGCATATTCTCGACCGCGAGGGCGTGCGGGAGAAATTCGGCGTGGCGCCGGAGCAAATGATCGACTACCTCGCCCTGGTGGGGGACAATTCCGACAACGTGCCGGGCGTGCCCAAGGTCGGTGAGAAGACGGCGCTCGAATTGCTCGGGCAATTCGGCAATTTGGAGAATCTGCTCGCCAATGCCGGCCAGGTGAAACGGCCGCAAATCCGCGAGAACTTGCGCGTGCATGAGGAGCAGGCGCGTCTTTCCAAACGCCTGGTGACCATTGACACGCACGTGCCGCTGCCGTTGACACTGGATGACCTGCGCTACCGCGGCGTGGACACGGGGCGGGCGGCGGCGTTGAGCCGCGCGCTGGAGTTCAACAGCCTCATCCCACGCTTTGTCGAATCCGCCGCGCCCACTGTGGCCACCTATCAACTCGTCGATACCCCGGCCGGTGTGCAGCGCCTGGTGGCGCAATTGCAGCAAACCGCGATTTTTGCATTCGACACCGAAACCACGGCGGCGGATCCGCTGCGCGCCGAGCTGGTCGGCATGAGTTTTTCATGGCAGGAGGGCGAGGGCTATTACGTGCCGGTGGCGGCCTCGCCGACGGGCAGCCTGGATGATTTTTTTCTGCAAGAGGCGGAGAGGCGCAGCGCATTCTCCCTGAAGAAGATTCTGCAACCGCTGCTGGCGGATGCCGGCCGCCCCAAATGCGGGCAAAATGCCAAGTATGACATGCTCGTGATGCAGCGCTACGGCGTGGCGGTGCGGGGCGTGGTGCATGACACCATGGTGGCGAGTTACGTGCTCAATCCCGCGCAACGCCAGCACAACCTCGATGCCCTGTGCCTGGAGCATTTCAATTACCGCAAGATCCCGACGCAGGCGCTCATCGGTTCCGGCAAAAAGCAAAAGAGCATGCGCGAGGTGCCGGTGGCAGAAGTGGCGAAATATGCCGCAGAGGATGCGGACTTCACGCTGCGCCTGTATCATCTCTTTGAGAAAAAACTGCGCGCTGCCGGCCTGCATGATTTGTTCGACCAGATCGAGATGCCGCTCGTCGAGGTGTTGCTGGCAATGGAATGGCACGGCGTCGGGCTGGATGTCGAGTATCTCGCCGACATGTCGCGCGAGTTGGAGGGTCTGCTGGCCACGTTGATGACGGACATCTATGCCGCGGCCGGGGAGGAATTCAATCTCAATTCGCCGCAGCAGCTCGGCAAGATCCTGTTCGAGCGCTTGAAGCTGCCGCGCAAGCGCCGCACCAAAACCGGCTATTCCACCGACGCCGACGTGCTGGAGGAGCTGTCGCAGTATCACGAGCTGCCCCGCAAGATCATCGAGTATCGCGAGCTGGCCAAGCTCAAATCCACTTATGTGGACAGCCTGCCGCAGCTCGTGAATCCCGCCACCGGCCGGCTGCACACCAGCTTCAATCAAACCGTGGCGGCCACCGGCCGGTTGTCCTCCAGCGATCCCAATCTGCAGAACATCCCGATTCGCACGGAAATCGGCCGACGCATCCGCCGCGCCTTCATCGCGCCGCAGGACGGCTGGCTGCTGCTCGACGCCGACTATTCGCAAATCGAGCTGCGCATCATGGCGCATCTCTCCAAAGACGAGGCGATGATTGCCGCCTTCCGCCAGGATGAAGACATTCACGCCGCCACCGCCGCGCGCGTGTTTAATATCCCGCCTGGCGAAATGACGCCCGAGATTCGCCGGCGCGCCAAGGAGATCAATTTCGGCATTCTCTACGGCATGGGCGCCTACGGCTTGAGCCGCCGCCTGGGCATTCCGGTGGAGGAAGCGCAGAATTTCATCACCAACTACTTCGTGCAATACCCCGGCGTCAATGATTACATCATGGGCACGATTGCCGAGGCCCATCGCAAGGGCTACGTCACCACCTTGCTCAATCGCCGGCGCGATCTGCCCGACATCAACAGCGATAACCAGCGGGTGGCGGAAGCCGCCGAGCGCATGGCGATCAACACGCCGATTCAGGGCACGGCCGCGGATCTCATCAAAATCGCGATGATCAATCTCCAGCGCCGGCTGCAGCGCGAGCGCATGCAGGCCCGCATGATTCTGCAGGTGCACGACGAGTTGGTATTCGAGGCGCCCGCGGCCGAGATGGCAGCGCTCAAGCAGATGGTGATCGAGGAAATGAGCGGCGCGGTGCAGCTCGACGTGCCGGTGAAGATCGAAGTCGGAGTCGGCAAAAACTGGCTGGAAGCGCATTGA
- a CDS encoding DUF3467 domain-containing protein, with protein MSNGIPQQINIELGEKEAEGIYSNLAIINHTAAEFVIDFVRFFPGTPKARVQARIIMTPQHAKSFVRALQENLEKYESAFGEIKLFGDQKAKDFGFKPPVEAGEPAK; from the coding sequence ATGAGCAACGGCATACCGCAGCAGATCAACATCGAACTTGGTGAAAAAGAAGCCGAGGGCATTTACTCGAATCTCGCCATCATCAATCACACCGCCGCGGAATTTGTGATCGACTTCGTGCGCTTTTTTCCGGGGACACCCAAGGCGCGGGTGCAGGCGCGCATCATCATGACGCCGCAGCATGCCAAATCCTTTGTGCGCGCCCTGCAGGAAAACCTCGAGAAATATGAAAGCGCGTTCGGTGAAATCAAATTGTTCGGCGATCAGAAAGCCAAGGATTTCGGCTTCAAACCGCCGGTGGAAGCCGGCGAACCCGCCAAATGA
- the rsfS gene encoding ribosome silencing factor: MNGRDTREVLPSRELARKAVRLALEKKGGEIKLFDLRKLTSITDFFLICTGNTDTHVQALADHIVEQLELQQIKPWHVEGRESLRWVLIDYVDVVVHIFQPEVREFYGLERLWGDAEIEEFNDEAGAPS, encoded by the coding sequence GTGAATGGCCGCGACACGCGCGAGGTGTTACCCTCGCGCGAATTGGCGCGCAAGGCCGTCCGGCTGGCGCTCGAAAAAAAAGGCGGCGAGATCAAGCTGTTCGATTTGCGCAAGCTGACCAGCATTACCGACTTTTTTTTGATCTGCACCGGCAACACCGATACCCACGTGCAGGCGCTCGCCGATCACATTGTCGAACAGCTCGAATTGCAGCAGATCAAACCCTGGCACGTTGAAGGCCGCGAAAGCCTGCGCTGGGTGTTGATCGATTATGTCGACGTCGTGGTGCACATTTTTCAGCCGGAAGTGCGGGAGTTTTACGGCTTGGAGCGCCTGTGGGGCGACGCCGAAATCGAAGAATTCAATGACGAGGCCGGGGCGCCTTCCTGA
- the argS gene encoding arginine--tRNA ligase — protein sequence MNLNAENYLEEIIAAALARLGWPAAAIVINRPRQEGFGDFATPLAMNLAKAMRKAPKALAQELQAALAYDPAIISQITVDGPGFLNFHFTPAYWQQVLAAVLQQREAFGQSTWAAGQRVNLEFVSANPTGPLNVVNARAASLGDVLANLLQAVGAAVVREYYINDAGQRVKALGYSISSRYMNLFEIEEPFPEDGYHGDYVRDLAVQFREEFGDRFVPLPLEERGREFTTLGLARIIASQRRTLSEFRVNYDVWFSEQSLLESRREEEVLRLLRERQASYEKDGAVWFRSAHFGDEQDRVLVKKDGEPTYFLGDIAYHMDKFRRGFNQLYDLWGPDHHGHVARMKAALAALGYPPGSFDVRIIQQVSLLRGGELVKMSKRSGNIIEMRELIDEVGVDAARFFFLMRTLDSPMDFDLDLAKKQTDENPVYYVQYAHARVCNILAYAAEQGHALSRGGEVSRLRAPEEIAVLRKLSEFPEAVSKAARFLEPHRVTNFLQEMAATFHHFYQKHRVVSPEADLTQARLQLVEGARIVLANALRLLNVSAPERM from the coding sequence ATGAACCTCAACGCGGAAAACTATCTCGAAGAAATCATTGCCGCCGCTCTCGCGCGGCTGGGCTGGCCGGCTGCGGCCATTGTCATCAACCGGCCGCGCCAGGAAGGCTTCGGCGATTTTGCCACGCCCCTGGCGATGAATCTCGCCAAGGCCATGAGGAAAGCGCCGAAAGCACTGGCGCAGGAGCTGCAGGCCGCGCTGGCGTACGATCCCGCAATCATCAGCCAGATCACGGTTGACGGCCCGGGCTTTCTCAATTTTCATTTTACCCCGGCCTACTGGCAGCAAGTGCTGGCGGCGGTGCTGCAGCAGCGCGAGGCGTTCGGCCAAAGCACCTGGGCGGCCGGCCAGCGAGTCAATCTCGAGTTTGTCAGTGCCAATCCCACCGGTCCGTTGAACGTCGTGAATGCGCGCGCTGCCTCCCTCGGCGACGTGCTGGCGAATCTGCTGCAGGCAGTGGGCGCGGCAGTGGTGCGCGAGTACTACATCAACGATGCCGGGCAGCGCGTGAAGGCGCTCGGCTATTCGATCAGTTCGCGCTACATGAATCTCTTCGAGATTGAGGAGCCTTTTCCGGAAGACGGTTATCACGGCGATTATGTGCGGGATTTGGCGGTGCAGTTCCGCGAGGAATTCGGCGACCGCTTCGTGCCGCTGCCGCTGGAAGAGCGCGGCCGCGAATTCACCACGCTCGGTCTGGCGCGCATCATCGCCTCCCAGCGCCGCACGCTGTCCGAATTTCGCGTCAACTACGATGTTTGGTTCAGCGAGCAAAGTTTGTTGGAAAGCCGGCGCGAAGAAGAAGTGCTGCGCCTGCTGCGGGAACGCCAGGCGAGCTACGAGAAGGACGGCGCGGTTTGGTTCCGCTCCGCGCACTTCGGAGATGAGCAGGATCGGGTGCTGGTCAAGAAAGACGGTGAGCCGACGTACTTTCTCGGCGACATTGCCTATCACATGGACAAATTCCGGCGGGGCTTCAACCAGTTGTATGATCTCTGGGGGCCGGATCATCACGGCCACGTGGCGCGCATGAAGGCCGCGCTGGCCGCGCTCGGCTACCCGCCCGGCAGCTTCGACGTGCGGATCATCCAGCAGGTGAGTTTGCTGCGCGGCGGCGAGCTGGTGAAGATGTCGAAGCGCAGCGGCAACATCATCGAAATGCGCGAGCTGATCGATGAGGTCGGCGTCGATGCCGCCCGCTTTTTCTTTCTGATGCGCACGCTCGATTCGCCGATGGATTTCGATCTCGATCTCGCCAAGAAGCAAACCGATGAGAACCCGGTTTACTACGTGCAATATGCCCACGCGCGCGTGTGCAACATCCTGGCGTATGCCGCGGAGCAGGGCCACGCCCTCAGCCGCGGCGGCGAGGTGAGCCGGCTGCGCGCTCCCGAGGAAATCGCGGTGCTGCGCAAGCTCTCCGAGTTCCCCGAGGCGGTGTCCAAGGCCGCCCGTTTTCTGGAGCCGCACCGGGTGACCAATTTTCTGCAGGAGATGGCTGCGACGTTTCACCATTTCTACCAGAAACATCGCGTCGTCAGCCCGGAGGCCGATCTTACCCAGGCCCGCCTGCAACTGGTGGAGGGTGCACGTATTGTATTGGCAAACGCGTTGCGTCTGCTCAACGTGAGCGCGCCCGAGCGCATGTAG
- a CDS encoding SpoIIE family protein phosphatase — MSTPPAQLASAAGAQPGSELEQLQAKVANLSSLIEVSIIVNSTLDLDNVLSLVMEKAQAVMQAEASSVMLINEATNMLEWEVALGEVGDQVKDKIHLRVGEGIAGWVAQTGEPLIVPDVSQDARFSKKSDEVTGFRTRSILAAPLKVRNRIIGVAEVINPVGGRNFSNDDLELFSTFCRQVALAIENARNHRAMLEKQKLDQQLEAARTIQESFLPQKFPTDARNRFSVAAKSVPAIQIGGDFYDFVNCSEDALGVVMGDVSGKGMPAALYMAHLMSDFRIYSQTEAHPAGVLETINRILVERGRRGMFVTLQYILLDLTTGQVDYATGGHLPFLWLRQHGRKSEFVGKGGGAPLGILAESRFVQKSLQLAAGDYLIIFTDGVVEAKNRDAKQYSMERLSATLKRSWPSPQALVEHLMQDVQHFTEGTAQHDDQTVVALRWG, encoded by the coding sequence ATGTCCACCCCTCCCGCACAACTTGCCTCCGCTGCCGGCGCACAACCGGGCAGCGAGCTGGAGCAGTTGCAGGCCAAAGTCGCCAATCTCTCCAGCCTGATCGAGGTCAGCATCATCGTCAACAGCACGCTCGATCTCGACAATGTGTTGAGCCTGGTCATGGAAAAGGCACAGGCGGTGATGCAGGCGGAGGCCAGCTCGGTGATGTTGATCAATGAAGCCACCAACATGCTGGAGTGGGAGGTGGCGCTGGGCGAAGTCGGCGACCAGGTGAAGGACAAGATTCACCTGCGCGTCGGCGAGGGCATTGCCGGCTGGGTGGCGCAAACCGGTGAGCCGCTGATCGTGCCGGACGTGAGCCAGGACGCGCGCTTCTCCAAGAAAAGCGACGAAGTGACTGGCTTCCGCACGCGCTCGATCCTGGCGGCGCCGCTGAAAGTGCGCAACCGCATCATCGGCGTGGCGGAGGTGATCAATCCCGTCGGCGGCCGGAATTTCAGCAACGATGATCTGGAGCTGTTCTCGACGTTTTGCCGGCAAGTCGCGCTCGCCATCGAGAACGCGCGCAACCACCGCGCCATGCTCGAAAAGCAGAAGCTCGATCAACAGCTCGAAGCGGCGCGTACCATTCAAGAGAGTTTTCTGCCGCAGAAATTTCCGACGGACGCGCGCAACCGCTTCAGCGTTGCGGCCAAGTCGGTGCCCGCCATTCAAATCGGCGGGGATTTCTATGATTTCGTCAACTGCAGCGAAGACGCGCTGGGTGTGGTGATGGGCGACGTTTCCGGCAAGGGCATGCCGGCCGCGCTTTACATGGCGCACCTGATGAGCGACTTTCGCATCTATTCCCAAACCGAGGCCCACCCGGCGGGCGTGCTGGAAACCATCAATCGCATTCTGGTGGAACGCGGCCGGCGCGGCATGTTCGTGACCCTGCAGTACATCCTGCTCGATCTCACCACCGGCCAGGTGGATTACGCCACCGGCGGGCATCTGCCGTTTCTGTGGCTGCGGCAGCACGGCCGCAAATCTGAATTCGTCGGCAAGGGCGGCGGCGCGCCGCTGGGCATTCTGGCGGAATCGCGTTTCGTGCAAAAATCGCTGCAACTCGCCGCCGGCGATTATCTCATCATCTTCACCGACGGCGTGGTGGAAGCCAAGAATCGCGACGCCAAACAATATTCCATGGAGCGGCTGAGCGCCACTCTGAAGCGGTCGTGGCCCTCGCCGCAGGCCCTGGTGGAGCATTTGATGCAAGACGTGCAACACTTCACCGAAGGCACGGCGCAGCATGATGATCAAACCGTGGTGGCCCTGCGCTGGGGTTGA
- a CDS encoding ATP-binding protein produces MKATKQKRTNLHNKTVDTVEFRVASDPKLLKIIRAGIAHLCELIGFTPQQSQQTTLAVDEACSNIIKYAYGGATDKPIIVTARLIQNGIEIILRDFGKKAVPAEIKSRDLDDLRPGGLGVHLIRSTMDVVSYDTSRKRGNELRLAKFSAAPSAAANADPTPVVPASS; encoded by the coding sequence ATGAAAGCGACAAAACAGAAACGCACGAACCTGCATAACAAGACGGTCGACACGGTTGAATTCCGCGTGGCCAGCGATCCCAAACTGTTGAAGATCATCCGCGCCGGGATCGCGCACCTGTGCGAGCTGATCGGCTTCACGCCGCAGCAGAGCCAGCAAACCACGCTGGCCGTGGATGAAGCCTGTTCGAATATCATCAAGTATGCCTATGGCGGCGCGACCGACAAGCCCATCATCGTCACCGCGCGCTTGATTCAAAACGGCATCGAGATCATCTTGCGCGATTTCGGCAAGAAGGCCGTGCCGGCCGAAATCAAATCGCGCGATCTCGATGACCTGCGGCCGGGCGGGTTGGGTGTTCATCTCATCCGCAGCACGATGGACGTGGTCTCCTATGATACCAGCCGCAAACGCGGCAATGAGTTGCGGCTGGCCAAATTCTCTGCCGCCCCCTCGGCTGCGGCCAACGCCGATCCGACGCCCGTCGTGCCAGCAAGCTCCTGA
- a CDS encoding TPM domain-containing protein, with amino-acid sequence MTKPLFLFLLGMLQAGAPGLPAQTLEVPFLAGHVNDTAQMLSANAVTALEAVLQAQEDSTSNQVVVLTVPGLQGEVLEEYAMRVAETWKIGQADKDNGVLLLIARADRAVRIEVGSGLEGNLPDITCGRIIRNEIVPRFRDGDFDGGVTAGVNAMLAAIQGAYVADDSPAIQEADWKVRLFMFLLFALVVGVFTTISVMAGGFAGWFLYFFLIPFWLVFPMAIFGSAGGVVLWAAYLLGIGGLKLWLGHSPAGKKVQKKWSKKWGTTSGGSSGGWRFASSGSSSSSGGGFSGGGGSFSGGGASGSW; translated from the coding sequence ATGACCAAGCCGCTATTCCTCTTCCTGCTCGGCATGCTGCAGGCAGGCGCGCCCGGCCTGCCCGCACAAACGTTGGAAGTGCCGTTCCTGGCCGGCCACGTCAACGATACCGCGCAAATGTTGTCGGCGAATGCTGTCACCGCACTGGAGGCCGTGCTGCAGGCGCAGGAGGATTCCACTTCGAATCAAGTGGTGGTACTCACCGTGCCCGGTTTGCAGGGTGAGGTTTTGGAGGAATACGCCATGCGCGTGGCGGAAACCTGGAAGATCGGGCAGGCGGACAAGGACAACGGCGTGCTGCTGCTGATCGCCCGCGCTGATCGTGCGGTCCGCATCGAAGTCGGCAGCGGGCTGGAGGGCAACCTGCCGGACATCACCTGCGGCCGCATCATTCGCAATGAAATCGTGCCGCGCTTCCGCGACGGTGATTTTGACGGCGGCGTGACCGCGGGCGTCAATGCCATGCTCGCGGCGATTCAGGGCGCATACGTCGCAGACGATTCTCCGGCAATACAAGAAGCCGACTGGAAGGTGCGGCTGTTCATGTTTTTGTTGTTTGCTCTGGTCGTCGGCGTTTTCACGACCATCAGTGTGATGGCAGGAGGATTCGCCGGCTGGTTTCTTTATTTCTTTCTCATTCCCTTTTGGCTGGTCTTTCCCATGGCCATTTTTGGCAGCGCAGGCGGGGTCGTGCTGTGGGCGGCCTATTTACTGGGCATCGGCGGCCTCAAACTGTGGCTGGGCCACAGCCCGGCCGGGAAAAAGGTGCAGAAGAAATGGTCCAAAAAGTGGGGTACAACCTCGGGCGGCAGCAGCGGCGGCTGGCGCTTTGCGAGCAGCGGCAGCAGCTCCTCGTCCGGCGGCGGGTTCTCCGGTGGTGGCGGCAGTTTTTCCGGTGGTGGCGCTTCAGGTAGTTGGTAG
- a CDS encoding PfkB family carbohydrate kinase, with product MSLLVVGSLGLDTVETPFGKATDVIGGTAIFCGVTASYFTTVRLVGVVGEDFPQVEIDYFRQRGIDLSGLEIKPGKSFRWGGRYHLDLNMRDTLFTHLNVFESFRPTLPPPYRDTPFVFLGNIGPELQLEVLNQMTTPPRLVSLDTMNYWIERTPEALSRVLRHVDVLLVNDSEARQLAREANLVKASRYIHDLGPKTIIIKKGEHGALMISRGKYFWAPAYPLENVFDPTGAGDTFAGGFMGYLAQAGSIDDLTLRQAVIYGSTFASFVVEDFSLRRIRNLSPEEITRRFNEFHTMTRFTTPWE from the coding sequence ATGAGTCTCCTGGTCGTGGGTTCTCTTGGGCTGGATACGGTGGAGACCCCGTTCGGCAAAGCCACCGATGTCATCGGCGGCACCGCCATCTTTTGCGGCGTCACCGCGAGCTATTTCACCACGGTGCGGCTGGTCGGCGTCGTGGGAGAGGATTTTCCCCAGGTCGAGATCGACTATTTCCGGCAGCGCGGCATCGATCTCAGCGGCCTGGAGATCAAACCCGGCAAGAGTTTTAGGTGGGGCGGCCGCTATCATCTCGATTTGAACATGCGCGACACGCTGTTCACGCACTTGAATGTGTTCGAGTCGTTTCGCCCCACGCTGCCCCCGCCATACCGCGACACGCCCTTCGTGTTTCTCGGCAACATCGGGCCGGAGTTGCAGCTCGAGGTGTTGAACCAGATGACCACGCCGCCGCGGCTGGTCTCACTCGACACGATGAACTACTGGATCGAGCGCACGCCGGAGGCGCTGAGCCGGGTGTTGCGCCACGTCGATGTGCTGCTGGTGAATGACTCGGAGGCGCGGCAGCTCGCGCGCGAAGCCAATCTCGTCAAGGCCTCGCGTTACATTCACGACCTGGGCCCCAAAACCATCATCATCAAAAAGGGCGAGCACGGCGCGCTCATGATTTCGCGCGGCAAATACTTCTGGGCGCCGGCCTACCCGTTGGAGAATGTGTTCGACCCCACCGGCGCGGGCGATACCTTTGCCGGCGGTTTCATGGGCTATCTGGCGCAGGCGGGCAGCATTGATGATCTCACCCTGCGCCAGGCGGTGATCTACGGCAGCACCTTCGCCAGCTTCGTGGTCGAAGATTTCAGCCTGCGCCGCATCCGCAACCTCAGCCCGGAGGAAATCACCCGGCGCTTCAACGAGTTTCACACCATGACGAGATTCACCACGCCGTGGGAGTAG